From the Trueperaceae bacterium genome, one window contains:
- the rpsO gene encoding 30S ribosomal protein S15: MAIDAQKKREIVERFGRDATDTGSTRVQIALLTARIDDLAAHLKTNKKDHHGRRGLLVMVGKRKRLLGYLEKTDFDGYKALIGELGLRR; the protein is encoded by the coding sequence ATGGCCATCGACGCTCAGAAGAAGCGCGAGATCGTGGAACGGTTCGGTCGCGACGCGACGGACACGGGATCCACCCGCGTGCAGATCGCGTTGCTCACCGCACGCATCGACGACCTCGCCGCGCACCTGAAGACGAACAAGAAGGACCACCACGGCCGACGCGGCCTCCTCGTGATGGTCGGCAAGCGCAAGCGCCTGCTCGGCTACCTCGAGAAGACCGACTTCGACGGCTACAAGGCGCTGATCGGCGAACTCGGTCTACGCCGCTGA